The following are from one region of the Hydrogenimonas sp. SS33 genome:
- a CDS encoding CDP-alcohol phosphatidyltransferase family protein — MKRYSLEEIRKTQKGRGFYLKIFNEAASRLVYLLQDRKLSANAITAVSFLFGIGFFLTVSFGHYLAGIVMLSLLYLFDNMDGQWARVKGESSTFGALFDSLVDGWNITLMAFALGIAAYHRSGETEALYLTALFFALSFLDFALEKNLCQERQKGSGEERGEEISLQKRSSTLRPIIALIDRMTLYDKWILVTTIALLAGEPEWALLYFVAVRFVNYSVKLFKFYLAFR, encoded by the coding sequence ATGAAACGGTATTCGCTGGAAGAGATTCGAAAGACCCAAAAAGGGAGAGGATTTTATCTGAAAATCTTCAACGAGGCGGCCTCCCGTCTCGTCTATCTTCTGCAGGACAGAAAACTGAGTGCCAATGCCATTACCGCCGTATCCTTTCTTTTCGGAATCGGATTTTTCCTCACTGTATCCTTCGGCCACTATCTGGCAGGTATCGTGATGCTCAGCCTTCTCTATCTTTTTGACAATATGGACGGTCAGTGGGCCCGCGTCAAAGGGGAGAGTTCCACATTCGGCGCCCTTTTCGACAGCCTGGTGGACGGCTGGAACATCACCTTGATGGCATTTGCCCTCGGGATCGCCGCCTATCACCGGTCCGGGGAGACGGAGGCTCTCTATCTGACGGCGCTTTTTTTCGCACTCTCTTTTCTCGATTTCGCCCTGGAAAAAAACCTTTGCCAGGAGCGGCAAAAAGGGAGCGGAGAAGAGAGGGGCGAAGAGATTTCGTTGCAGAAAAGAAGTTCGACGCTTCGGCCGATCATCGCGCTCATCGACCGCATGACCCTTTACGACAAGTGGATTCTGGTCACGACGATCGCCCTTCTGGCGGGAGAGCCGGAGTGGGCCCTTCTCTATTTTGTCGCCGTCCGCTTTGTCAACTACAGTGTCAAACTTTTCAAATTTTATCTAGCCTTCCGATGA
- a CDS encoding adenylyltransferase/cytidyltransferase family protein, with protein sequence MNSSKAIFLGKFQPPHLGHVRTILRLKDAYPDLTVGITEDTRIMPAEEVKKIFDEVFRDFDTISTTIVKGVVEEGSATLPEGVEVVLSGNEKVLDYFRGKYETVYVPRTEGLGYSGTEIREAIGMKKQIPLRKEYRVERKIVEIGTLRPLERVLPTHLLNIAKMIEKDREVRKPLIVDRRHGIVLDGSHRYAYLMQQGYRLAPAVLVDYEDEAIFVGNHLKHRFLKDQNFRISKKEVVRRALSGDLFPPRTTRHFFPFRKEDWPVALEKLERGEKRSIDGLIEPCSLETELELDRGYIEEIDEEIEIIREYLKEEKETREYLLRQLRMMEQ encoded by the coding sequence GTGAATAGTTCCAAAGCAATTTTTCTCGGAAAATTCCAACCGCCCCATCTGGGCCATGTGCGGACGATTCTTCGCCTGAAGGATGCATATCCGGATCTGACCGTCGGTATTACGGAAGATACCCGTATCATGCCCGCCGAAGAGGTGAAAAAGATTTTCGATGAGGTTTTCAGAGATTTCGATACGATTTCTACCACGATTGTCAAAGGCGTGGTGGAAGAGGGGAGTGCCACTCTTCCCGAGGGGGTCGAAGTCGTGCTGTCCGGCAACGAAAAAGTCCTCGATTATTTCAGAGGAAAGTATGAAACCGTCTATGTGCCGCGGACAGAGGGTTTGGGTTACAGCGGTACGGAAATCCGTGAAGCGATCGGCATGAAAAAGCAGATTCCTCTGCGAAAAGAGTACCGGGTTGAGAGGAAGATCGTGGAGATCGGGACTCTCAGGCCTCTGGAGCGGGTATTGCCGACGCATCTTCTCAATATCGCGAAAATGATCGAAAAGGATAGAGAAGTACGGAAACCCCTGATTGTGGATCGTCGTCACGGTATCGTTTTGGACGGATCGCACAGGTATGCCTACCTGATGCAGCAGGGATACCGTCTGGCTCCGGCGGTGCTGGTGGATTACGAAGATGAGGCGATATTTGTGGGAAACCATCTCAAACACCGCTTTCTCAAAGACCAAAATTTCCGTATTTCCAAGAAAGAGGTGGTTCGCAGAGCTTTGAGCGGGGATCTGTTCCCTCCCCGAACGACCCGTCATTTTTTTCCTTTCCGCAAAGAGGATTGGCCGGTCGCGCTGGAAAAGCTGGAACGGGGAGAGAAACGTTCCATCGACGGCCTGATAGAACCCTGTTCTCTCGAAACCGAACTGGAGCTGGATCGGGGGTATATAGAAGAGATTGATGAAGAGATCGAAATTATCCGGGAGTATCTCAAGGAAGAGAAGGAGACCCGGGAATACCTGCTGCGGCAATTGCGGATGATGGAGCAATGA
- a CDS encoding amino acid racemase — translation MAEAILGILGGMGPYAALEFNRKILEKTPARKDWEHIHTILDNDVRIPSRTRHILYHEADPVPAIISGIERLARAGACAVVLPCNSVHYFYGRVAPEISVPWLNMLQAVADRIRTSGGRRTLVLGGYVTVTKKTYDPYLPGTVYLDEKGNSLVYDLIESAKLDEKERMEETAVKLVGYMEHYRKLEKIDSVLFGCTELALSDTLAAYRGVPVFDSNDIYAEYAVDFVRKREGQ, via the coding sequence ATGGCTGAGGCGATACTGGGTATCCTGGGCGGAATGGGGCCCTATGCCGCCCTGGAGTTCAACCGGAAGATATTGGAAAAGACCCCGGCCCGGAAAGACTGGGAGCATATCCATACGATTCTGGACAATGATGTGCGCATTCCCAGCCGAACGAGACATATTCTCTACCATGAGGCCGATCCCGTCCCCGCCATCATCTCGGGGATTGAACGCCTTGCCCGTGCGGGAGCCTGCGCTGTCGTGTTGCCCTGCAACTCCGTTCACTATTTTTACGGGCGGGTCGCTCCGGAAATCTCCGTTCCCTGGCTGAACATGCTTCAGGCCGTAGCCGATCGGATCCGAACCTCCGGGGGTAGAAGGACGCTTGTTCTCGGCGGTTATGTCACCGTCACCAAAAAAACATACGACCCCTATCTACCCGGAACGGTCTATCTGGATGAAAAAGGCAATTCGCTCGTTTACGACCTGATCGAATCCGCCAAGCTCGACGAGAAAGAGCGGATGGAGGAGACGGCCGTGAAACTGGTCGGGTATATGGAGCACTACAGAAAACTTGAAAAGATCGATTCGGTGCTGTTCGGATGTACCGAATTGGCACTCTCCGATACCCTTGCAGCCTACAGGGGAGTACCGGTTTTCGACAGTAACGACATCTATGCCGAGTATGCGGTCGATTTTGTCAGGAAGCGGGAAGGGCAATGA
- a CDS encoding class I SAM-dependent methyltransferase: MNYRQNVRNFWEEAYRRYSDGGYLNDDTHLADMRFALEKRELERIIEKNSSPGSRRRALDVGCGNGRFTRVLATHFEEAVGIDISKTIIEKNLSQDFPPNCRFRHEDLIESAESENGRYDFVYVGGVLMYVDDAQIGEYLQRLRHILREGGVLVLRESVMSRAAEYSGDAEYPVFYRHKAYYREAVSLKYLGSRQNYAYRVGELRKNLAPLGMASLLKHPKISSAATGLLAFKDIVWKPGRNRLVNYYYIFRREDG; this comes from the coding sequence ATGAATTACCGTCAGAATGTCCGCAACTTCTGGGAAGAGGCCTATCGGCGATACAGTGACGGTGGGTATCTGAACGATGACACGCATCTGGCCGATATGAGGTTTGCCCTTGAAAAGAGGGAGCTGGAGAGAATTATCGAAAAGAACTCTTCTCCCGGATCAAGGAGACGGGCCCTGGATGTCGGTTGCGGAAACGGACGGTTTACCAGAGTGCTGGCAACACATTTCGAAGAGGCGGTGGGGATCGATATCTCCAAAACGATTATAGAAAAAAACCTTTCGCAGGATTTTCCCCCCAATTGCCGGTTCCGTCACGAAGACCTCATCGAGTCGGCGGAAAGTGAAAACGGCAGGTACGATTTTGTCTATGTCGGCGGAGTGCTGATGTATGTGGATGATGCGCAGATCGGGGAGTATCTTCAAAGATTGAGGCATATTCTGCGGGAAGGAGGGGTGCTGGTTCTTCGCGAAAGTGTCATGAGCCGGGCAGCGGAATATTCCGGCGATGCGGAGTACCCCGTCTTTTACCGCCACAAAGCCTATTACCGCGAAGCTGTCTCTTTGAAATACCTGGGTTCCCGTCAAAACTATGCCTACCGGGTGGGTGAACTGCGAAAAAATCTTGCCCCCCTGGGAATGGCTTCTTTGTTGAAGCATCCAAAAATTTCCTCCGCGGCTACGGGCTTGCTGGCTTTCAAGGATATTGTCTGGAAACCCGGAAGGAACAGACTGGTCAACTACTATTACATTTTCAGGAGAGAAGATGGCTGA